A portion of the Oncorhynchus gorbuscha isolate QuinsamMale2020 ecotype Even-year linkage group LG19, OgorEven_v1.0, whole genome shotgun sequence genome contains these proteins:
- the LOC124005901 gene encoding probable zinc transporter protein DDB_G0282067 produces the protein MASRLGLPHDSSLHRCMLVLTFLLLLCEIVVSRLCNSLITMVDVFHTLFILMHMALPQPTLGRGSPKPPPASPLSTPNTSTPTQSPVKTPPYSPATSGVFPRPLTPVASLCGLSYSGARVQPLGALISALLLAALCVSVSLEILSHTLQPHPIQRPLLATVMGAVSLLYNLLVLGLSWGSWLGTKTRAAWEGEESSVLGVNGKVKVQTKDSNAVGGENYISNLPTSLDGAFQDGTLVLCNPGTSSVLNPDSDTPHPSQTSPLHTVAPQGPLSDHCHGAHTLPADAHTLPADCRTSETPSSFPHPEASVCHPKDPHSEVSKYRACMGHRENQTDPTTASALKSESPTSLRVQLPTCLPSLITLTQALLGSILALTNGLTLLLLGPDCMHGSGACGPFVYLDPGFSMVAVGVLLATNLPQVCRYGWLLLQAVPPQVCVSDLGRRIASVPGVQAVHDLHVWQLTESCLVASVHVHCHAEFQIHRCGDLLSGVTKVLQSVGVSCCTVQPEFLLSTPTANGNLDNNGTNPTIIHREMPSHLACSLACGKGCAGKMCCAPLEEGPAEPLAPPAGETEEEPHVLIIENTFL, from the exons ATGGCGAGCAGATTGGGGCTCCCCCATGACAGTTCCCTACACAGATGCATGCTGGTCCTGACCTTCCTGCTCCTACTGTGTGAGATCGTTGTCAGCCGCCTCTGTAACTCCCTCATCACCATGGTGGATGTCTTCCACACCCTCTTCATCCTCATGCACATGGCTCTTCCTCAACCCACCCTGGGCAGAGGTTCCCCAAAACCcccacctgcctcccctctctccacccccaacACCTCCACACCCACTCAGTCACCTGTCAAAACTCCCCCATATTCCCCAGCCACCTCCGGTGTGTTCCCCAGACCCCTCACCCCTGTGGCCTCCCTGTGTGGCCTGTCCTACAGTGGGGCGAGGGTCCAGCCCCTGGGGGCTCTGATCTCCGCTCTTCTGCTGGCTGccttgtgtgtctctgtctctctagagaTCCTCAGCCACACCCTGCAGCCCCACCCTATACAGCGCCCTCTTTTGGCCACGGTGATGGGGGCTGTCAGCCTGCTCTACAACCTCCTGGTGCTGGGGCTCAGCTGGGGCAGCTGGCTTGGGACCAAGACTAGAGCTGcctgggagggggaggagagctcTGTCCTTGGTGTGAATGGAAAAG TCAAGGTCCAGACCAAAGACAGCAATGCAGTGGGGGGAGAGAATTACATCAGTAACCTCCCTACATCTCTAGATGGTGCCTTCCAAGATGGAACACTTGTACTCTGTAACCCTGGGACCTCCAGTGTCCTGAACCCTGACAGTGATACTCCGCACCCATCCCAGACATCCCCACTCCATACCGTGGCCCCTCAGGGTCCCCTTTCAGACCACTGCCACGgagcacacacactccctgcaGACGCGCACACACTCCCTGCAGACTGCCGAACTTCAGAGACACCAAGCAGCTTCCCACATCCAGAGGCCAGTGTCTGTCATCCAAAGGACCCCCACTCTGAAGTGTCTAAGTATAGGGCCTGCATGGGACACAGAG aaAATCAGACAGACCCCACCACAGCCTCAGCCCTAAAGTCAGAAAGCCCTACAAGCCTCAGGGTCCAACTTCCCACCTGCCTCCCATCCCTCATCACCCTCACTCAGGCACTGCTGGGTTCCATCCTGGCACTCACCAACGGACTTACCCTGCTACTACTGGGCCCAGACTGCATGCATGGCTCTGGGGCCTGTGGCCCCTTCGTCTACCTGGACCCTGGCTTCTCCATGGTGGCTGTGGGGGTGCTGCTGGCCACCAATCTGCCCCAGGTGTGCCGCTACGGTTGGCTGCTGCTCCAGGCCGTCCCgccccaggtgtgtgtgtctgatctgGGCCGGCGGATCGCCAGTGTGCCAGGGGTGCAGGCGGTGCACGACCTCCACGTGTGGCAGCTGACAGAGAGCTGCCTGGTGGCGTCTGTACATGTCCACTGCCACGCTGAGTTCCAGATACACAG GTGTGGTGATTTGTTGTCGGGGGTCACCAAGGTACTGCAGAGTGTAGGTGTGAGCTGCTGCACCGTACAACCAGagttcctcctctctactcccacAGCCAACGGCAACCTGGATAACAACGGCACCAACCCCACCATCATTCATAGGGAGATGCCCTCTCACCTCGCCTGCAGCCTGGCCTGTGGGAAGGGCTGTGCTGGGAAGATGTGCTGTGCTCCTCTGGAGGAAGGGCCTGCAGAGCCACTGGCACCCCCTGCTGGGGAAACTGAGGAGGAGCCTCACGTGCTGATCATCGAGAACACCTTTCTTTGA
- the LOC124004831 gene encoding protein phosphatase 1 regulatory subunit 37-like isoform X5 encodes MQELKDLTHRNECLDLKGEKLDYKACESLEEVFKRVQFKVVDLEQTSLDEDGASALFDMIEYYESATHLNISFNKHIGTRGWQAAAHMMRKTSSLQYLDARNTPLLDHSAPFVARALRISGSLAVLHLENAGLSGRPLMLLATALKMNMNLRELYLADNKLNGLQDSAQLGNLLKFNCNIQILDLRNNHILDSGLAYVCEGLKEQRKGLVTLVLWNNQLTHNGMGYLAAALPCTQSLETLNLGHNSVGNEGVHKLKDGLISNRSVLRLGLASTKLSCEGAVAVAEFIAESPRLLRLDLRENEIKTGGLMALSLALKVNTSLLRLDLDREPKKETVKSFIDTQRSLLAEIQNGCKRNFILAKEKETEQQMHSASMAEIATEDRTEEEDGADSGEHVEKDGKDGECEGGEEGVKDTASLTNSQSAVCSEGIVLPLLLESDSDTDDDEEEEVVLSKAPTVSTVPKHTGPSLRAATNQHPLSASQMPTAPSTPPATGAFISGITVTESTGPPGTPPSPGRCISVSSPGRGHKIFMVTRVESPSDQQQVLGKPQASKEPVVSLVKQTTHRPQPPSQPSQEEVRTEQTQPQTTPLTQEVTQSLTEQTQPQTMPTPLTQEVTQSLTEQTQPQPTPLTQVTQSLTEQTQPQTMPTPLAQEVTQSLTEQTQPQTTPLTQVTQSLTEQTQPQTMPTPLTQEVTQSLTEQTQPQTMPTPLTQEVTQSLTEQTQPQTTPLTQVTQSLTEQTQPQPTPLTQVTQSLTEQTQPQTTPLTQVTQSLTEQTQPQTMPTPLTQEVTQSLTEQTQPQTTPTTQELVQSLDESQTIDPKQTEQSPVAPEEPSSEEAVVETPNDPSETLELPSNLLTQPTEEEVEGVLDRSQPVLAEQSPGTAAQPSHTPSLPTEDVATQSLASPQQTEQMVETTTEPRLEQSAVEQQSTEAVLEGEEVVVEKEASQDPVEETFCEQSQTNTEEVEMQSERLPQQEQASDTVQQPLVPQLAMQTNTKPLGGLLLTAPLKSQPETVQPDSELLPPEQEPAETLPQAHQQVVPESPSEQGATESEAEQELYLSEEEQQQLAQQAIPVQVEQQQQQRPVLEQLQQQPPQPEGQSQTTLPAEPSPVPAETDTSLKVEGRSSPPKAEESPDESSTDEGESVEEMMGSALPNGLKPEFALHLLDTEGPKPGPGSCVMEHVSVTAELCCGQDLEELLLEASLETGRDAP; translated from the exons ggtGCATCAGCTCTCTTTGACATGATTGAGTACTATGAGTCGGCCACACACCTCAACATTTCCTTCAACAAGCACATCGGCACCCGCGGCTGGCAGGCCGCAGCCCACATGATGAGGAAG ACGAGCTCTCTGCAGTACCTTGACGCCCGCAACACACCCCTGCTGGACCACTCTGCCCCGTTTGTGGCACGGGCTCTCCGCATCAGCGGCAGTCTTGCTGTGCTGCACCTGGAGAATGCTGGGCTCTCTGGACGACCACTCATGCTGCTGG ccACGGCTCTGAAGATGAACATGAACCTACGGGAGCTGTACTTGGCTGATAACAAGCTGAACGGCCTGCAGGACTCTGCACAGCTGGGCAACCTGCTCAAGTTCAACTGCAACATCCAGATACTGGACCTCCGCAACAACCACATACTGGACTCTG GTCTGGCCTATGTCTGTGAAGGCCTGAAGGAACAGAGGAAAGGCCTGGTCACTCTGGTGCTCTGGAACAACCAGCTAACGCACAATGGCATGGGCTACCTCGCAGCTGCActg ccCTGTACCCAGAGTTTGGAGACCCTAAATCTGGGCCATAACTCTGTGGGGAACGAGGGGGTCCACAAGCTGAAGGACGGGCTGATCTCCAACCGCTCGGTGCTCAGGCTGGGCCTGGCATCCACCAAGCTGTCCtgcgagg GTGCCGTGGCAGTGGCAGAGTTCATCGCCGAGAGCCCCCGGCTGCTGCGTCTGGACCTGAGGGAGAATGAGATCAAGACGGGGGGCCTCATggccctctccctggccctcaAAGTCAACACCTCCCTCCTACGCCTCGACCTGGACCGAGAGCCCAAGAAAGAGAct GTGAAGAGTTTCATCGATACGCAGCGTTCCCTGCTGGCTGAAATCCAGAACGGCTGTAAGCGGAACTTCATCCTAGCCAAGGAGAAGGAGACCGAGCAGCAGATGCATTCAGCCTCAATGGCCGAGATAGCAACCGAGGACAGAACTGAAGAGGAGGATGGAGCTGATTCTGGCGAGCATGTTGAAAAAGATGGGAAAGATGGTgagtgtgagggaggagaggaaggagtaaaAGACACTGCGAGCCTGACTAACAGCCAATCGGCAGTGTGCTCTGAGGGAATAGTGTTGCCTTTGCTGTTGGAGTCAGACTCTGACACAGACgatgatgaggaggaagaggtggttcTCTCTAAAGCGCCCACCGTCTCCACTGTCCCCAAACACACTGGCCCTTCACTCCGGGCAGCGACAAACCAGCACCCCCTCAGTGCCTCACAGATGCCAACCGCTCCCTCTACACCACCAGCTACGGGGGCTTTCATTTCAGGGATCACCGTCACGGAGTCCACGGGCCCCCCCGGTACGCCCCCTTCGCCGGGCCGCTGTATCTCTGTGTCGAGCCCCGGGAGGGGCCACAAGATCTTTATGGTGACCAGAGTAGAGAGCCCCTCTGACCAGCAGCAGGTTCTGGGGAAGCCCCAGGCCTCAAAGGAGCCAGTGGTGTCATTAGTGAAGCAAACCACACATCGACCACAGCCCCCTTCACAACCCTCACAGGAGGAggtgagaacagaacagacacaacCCCAGACCACACCACTGACACAGGAG GTGACACAGAGCCTGACAGAACAGACACAACCCCAGACCATGCCCACGCCACTGACACAGGAAGTGACACAGAGCTTGACAGAACAGACACAACCCCAGCCCACGCCACTGACACAGGTGACACAGAGCCTGACAGAACAGACACAACCCCAGACCATGCCCACGCCACTTGCACAGGAGGTGACACAGAGCCTGACAGAACAGACACAACCCCAGACCACGCCACTGACACAG GTGACACAGAGCCTGACAGAACAGACACAACCCCAGACCATGCCCACGCCACTTACACAGGAGGTGACACAGAGCCTGACAGAACAGACACAACCCCAGACCATGCCCACGCCACTTACACAGGAGGTGACACAGAGCCTGACAGAACAGACACAACCCCAGACCACGCCACTGACACAGGTGACACAGAGCCTGACAGAACAGACACAACCCCAGCCCACGCCACTGACACAGGTGACACAGAGCCTGACAGAACAGACACAACCCCAGACCACGCCACTGACACAGGTGACACAGAGCCTGACAGAACAGACACAACCCCAGACCATGCCCACGCCACTTACACAGGAGGTGACACAGAGCCTGACAGAACAGACACAACCCCAGACCACGCCCACGACACAGGAGCTGGTCCAAAGTTTAGATGAATCACAGACAATAGATCCTAAACAGACTGAGCAGAGTCCTGTTGCGCCAGAGGAACCTTCTTCAGAGGAGGCCGTAGTAGAGACTCCTAATGACCCATCTGAGACGCTAGAACTACCATCCAACCTCCTAACCCAACCCACAGAGGAGGAAGTTGAGGGCGTTCTAGACCGTTCGCAACCTGTACTGGCGGAGCAGAGCCCAGGAACAGCAGCTCAGCCGTCACACACACCGTCCCTTCCTACAGAAGATGTAGCCACTCAATCACTAGCATCACCCCAACAGACAGAGCAGATGGTAGAGACAACTACAGAGCCCCGGCTAGAACAGTCTGCTGTTGAACAGCAGTCCACTGAAGCTgtgttggaaggagaggaggttgtGGTAGAAAAGGAGGCGAGTCAGGACCCAGTAGAAGAGACATTTTGTGAACAGTCTCAAACCAACACAGAGGAAGTTGAGATGCAGTCAGAACGGCTTCCACAGCAGGAACAGGCTAGCGACACAGTTCAGCAACCGTTAGTGCCTCAGCTAGCGATGCAGACTAACACTAAGCCCCTGGGGGGTCTGCTTCTAACAGCACCACTCAAGTCACAGCCTGAAACAGTGCAGCCAGACTCTGAGCTTCTGCCCCCAGAACAGGAACCGGCAGAGACACTTCCACAGGCACACCAACAGGTGGTGCCAGAGAGTCCCTCTGAGCAGGGAGCCACAGAGAGTGAAGCAGAACAGGAACTATATCTGTcagaggaggagcagcagcaacTAGCACAACAGGCAATTCCTGTGCAGGtggagcagcagcaacaacaacgtCCTGTTCTAGAGCAACTACAGCAGCAGCCTCCCCAACCAGAGGGACAATCACAGACCACCCTTCCCGCCGAGCCCTCACCTGTCCCAGCCGAGACAGACACTTCTCTGAAAGTGGAGGGCCGTAGCTCCCCTCCCAAGGCAGAGGAGTCCCCAGACGAGAGCTCCACAGACGAGGGGGAGAGCGTGGAGGAGATGATGGGCTCGGCCCTGCCCAACGGCCTGAAGCCAGAGTTCGCCCTTCACCTGCTGGATACCGAGGGCCCCAAGCCTGGGCCTGGCAGCTGTGTGATGGAGCACG TGAGTGTTACAGCAGAGCTGTGCTGTGGTCAGGATCTGGAGGAGCTGTTGCTGGAGGCCAGCCTGGAGACTGGGAGAGACGCACCATAG